The Pricia mediterranea genome includes a window with the following:
- a CDS encoding VCBS repeat-containing protein gives MNKIFVILLIPLLISCSDEGSLFKNPAPEATGITFENTLTQTDDLNILDYLYFYNGGGVALGDINNDGLPDIFFSGNQVKNRLYLNLGNLKFKEITKEAGVSDNSTWNTGAVMGDVNGDGFLDIYVCAVTGINGFEGFNELYINNGDNTFTESAAEYGLDFDSYSSNAAFLDFDGDGDLDIYLLNHAVHTQESFGNADLRHIRNYQTGDKLLRNDGGTFTDVSEEAGIFGGVNGYGLGIAISDFNQDGWPDIYVGNDFHEDDYYYLNNGDGTFTESAAEFFGHTSRFSMGNDVADINNDGWPDLISLDMLPEDETVLKASQGDDNVQTQKLRTERFGYRYQYTRNMLNINQQDATFMETALLSGVAATDWSWSALFGDYDQDGKQDIFISNGIPKRPNDLDYINFVSSDEIRSKMNNTKLMDQQALDKMPSGKTHNYIFKGADNLSFKDKSGEWVAKDTLVSGATAVGDLDNDGDLDLVVNNLNGPASLYINQTDGASNYLKIRFRHPSNNTHGIGTKVFSYTDGKLQYGELYSVRGFQASSEPIVHFGYAKTEKIDSLKIVWPDGTYQILEDIATNQTLTLAPENTKKFDFDSLLPKSRPLFEKVEGNLGITYTHEEDNYTDFNRQKLIPYQLSDRGPATALGDLDGDGKTDIFFGGSKYVPSKIYIQGESSFSERYFPNILNDSIKEDVTAVIADFTGNGKSDLITGSGGGDFYNQMPPLLNSYYIQKDGTFRSGNLPETFENASVVAANDFDGDGNTDVFIGNQAITNDFGQSPNSYLLRNEGGRFSIVENKDLESLGMVTDAIWHDFDNDGSEDLLVVGEWMSPVFFKNQNGNLVRTEVGVNDLNGLWQSIASFDIDNDGDTDYLLGNWGTNSKFRASQRSPLKMYYGDFDENGQTETITTIEKEGTYYPLENLEGLASQLVSLKKKFNTYTSFAGKSIEDIFDETDLDKAKILEVHELRSGFLRNDDGKFTFVPFQNELQVSPLLAFATHDFDGDGQEEILVAGNYFGVKPFQGRFDSFPGALIKAENNVILASRIGLNLSLKSIRHLDVFEHRGQPHLLVTVNNANAEVYRILPRSGISNRKPLVEVRTAQALKKE, from the coding sequence ATGAACAAGATTTTTGTCATACTACTGATTCCCCTCTTGATATCCTGCTCGGACGAAGGCTCCCTTTTTAAGAATCCGGCCCCGGAAGCCACCGGCATCACTTTTGAAAACACCCTTACCCAAACCGACGACCTTAATATTCTCGATTACCTCTATTTCTATAACGGGGGCGGGGTGGCCTTGGGCGACATCAACAACGACGGGCTGCCCGATATTTTCTTTTCCGGGAATCAGGTGAAAAATCGGCTCTATCTCAATTTAGGTAACCTGAAATTCAAGGAGATAACGAAGGAGGCGGGCGTAAGCGACAACAGTACCTGGAATACCGGGGCGGTAATGGGCGATGTCAACGGGGACGGCTTTTTGGACATCTATGTCTGTGCCGTAACCGGAATCAACGGTTTCGAAGGCTTTAATGAGCTTTATATCAACAATGGCGATAACACCTTTACCGAAAGTGCGGCGGAATACGGACTCGATTTTGATTCCTACAGCTCCAATGCTGCCTTTTTGGATTTCGACGGCGACGGGGATCTTGATATCTATCTGCTCAACCACGCTGTTCACACCCAGGAATCGTTCGGTAATGCCGATCTTCGGCATATAAGAAACTACCAAACTGGCGACAAACTATTGCGAAACGATGGGGGCACCTTCACCGATGTCAGCGAAGAAGCGGGCATTTTTGGGGGCGTCAACGGCTATGGTCTCGGCATCGCCATCTCGGACTTCAATCAAGACGGCTGGCCAGACATTTATGTGGGTAACGATTTCCACGAAGACGATTACTATTACCTGAACAATGGCGACGGCACATTTACCGAAAGCGCGGCGGAATTTTTTGGACATACTTCCCGCTTCTCCATGGGCAACGATGTGGCCGATATCAATAACGATGGATGGCCCGACCTGATCTCCTTGGATATGTTGCCGGAGGACGAAACGGTTCTTAAAGCATCCCAAGGCGACGATAACGTACAGACCCAGAAATTACGTACCGAACGCTTTGGATACCGGTACCAATACACTCGTAACATGCTGAACATCAACCAACAGGATGCAACTTTTATGGAAACGGCACTTTTAAGTGGCGTAGCGGCCACCGATTGGAGCTGGAGTGCGCTTTTCGGGGATTATGATCAGGACGGAAAGCAGGATATTTTCATATCCAACGGAATTCCCAAACGACCCAACGACCTCGACTATATCAATTTCGTGAGCAGCGACGAAATCCGGAGCAAGATGAACAACACCAAATTGATGGACCAGCAAGCATTGGACAAGATGCCCTCGGGAAAAACACATAATTATATCTTCAAGGGTGCCGACAATCTATCTTTTAAGGATAAATCGGGGGAATGGGTCGCTAAAGACACATTGGTTTCGGGAGCCACGGCGGTGGGGGACCTCGATAACGACGGAGACCTCGATTTGGTAGTCAACAATCTGAACGGCCCCGCATCCCTGTATATCAACCAGACCGATGGCGCCTCGAACTATCTGAAAATAAGGTTCAGGCACCCCAGTAACAATACCCACGGCATCGGAACCAAGGTCTTTTCCTATACGGATGGAAAATTGCAGTATGGGGAGCTATATTCCGTTCGGGGATTTCAAGCCTCATCGGAACCTATTGTCCATTTTGGATATGCAAAGACGGAAAAGATAGACTCATTGAAAATAGTATGGCCGGATGGCACCTATCAAATATTAGAGGATATTGCGACAAATCAGACCCTGACCTTAGCGCCTGAAAACACCAAAAAGTTCGATTTTGATTCGTTACTGCCGAAGTCGCGTCCGCTTTTCGAAAAAGTGGAGGGTAATCTCGGCATTACCTATACGCATGAAGAGGACAACTACACCGACTTCAACCGGCAAAAATTGATACCCTATCAGCTTTCCGATCGGGGGCCTGCTACGGCCTTGGGCGATCTGGACGGTGATGGCAAGACTGATATTTTCTTTGGGGGATCGAAGTACGTTCCCTCCAAAATTTATATTCAAGGCGAGTCCTCCTTTTCGGAACGGTATTTCCCGAACATTCTTAATGATTCCATTAAAGAGGATGTCACAGCGGTTATAGCCGATTTTACAGGAAATGGAAAGAGCGATCTGATTACCGGGTCCGGCGGCGGGGATTTCTACAACCAAATGCCGCCGCTGTTGAATTCATATTACATCCAAAAGGATGGCACATTCAGAAGCGGGAATCTTCCCGAGACTTTCGAGAATGCCTCCGTGGTGGCAGCGAACGATTTTGATGGGGACGGCAATACCGATGTTTTTATCGGAAATCAAGCGATTACCAATGACTTTGGACAATCCCCCAACTCTTACCTCCTAAGAAATGAAGGAGGAAGATTCAGTATTGTCGAGAACAAAGACCTAGAAAGTCTGGGAATGGTGACCGATGCAATCTGGCATGATTTTGACAACGACGGCAGCGAAGACCTGCTTGTGGTCGGGGAATGGATGTCCCCCGTCTTCTTCAAAAACCAGAACGGTAATTTGGTCCGAACGGAAGTGGGGGTCAATGATTTGAACGGACTCTGGCAAAGTATCGCTTCCTTTGATATAGATAATGATGGCGATACCGACTACCTGCTCGGCAATTGGGGCACCAATTCCAAATTCAGGGCATCGCAGCGTTCCCCGCTTAAAATGTACTACGGTGATTTCGATGAAAACGGACAGACGGAGACCATTACAACCATCGAGAAAGAGGGCACCTACTATCCCTTGGAAAATTTGGAAGGCTTGGCATCGCAACTGGTCTCCTTAAAAAAGAAATTCAACACTTATACCTCGTTTGCAGGAAAGTCCATTGAAGATATCTTCGATGAAACCGACCTTGACAAGGCCAAAATCTTAGAGGTACACGAACTGCGGTCGGGCTTTTTGAGAAACGACGACGGTAAATTCACCTTCGTACCCTTTCAAAATGAGCTACAAGTATCACCGCTGCTTGCGTTCGCCACCCATGATTTTGACG
- a CDS encoding VCBS repeat-containing protein → MENKFWALYLFIGLLVSCNSEIKETKEEKIHGDTLFSMLPAEKTGIDFINTVENQKNFNIFKYRNFYNGGGVAIGDINNDGLADIFLTANMGPNKLYLNKGNLKFEDISAKAGVTGNKPWSTGVAMADINGDGWLDIYVSNAGNMEGNNHDNDLYINNGDNTFTEQAARYNLAKTGFSTHASFFDYDKDGDLDVYILNNSNIPVSSLGFAEQRDVRAQDWKGVPDIFKGVGDMLLRNDNGVFTDVSEEAGIYGSLIGFGLGVMVSDINGDLWPDIYVSNDFYERDYLYINQKDGTFTEEIKDWTSHLSLSAMGIDMADINNDGLSDIFITDMLPEGDQRVKSVMEFEGYNVFKLKQSKDFYQQYIQNTLQLNNGNSSFSEVAYHSGVAKTDWSWAGLIFDMNNDGLRDIFVTNGINHDLTDLDFVDFFANEIIQKMALTGKKESIDSIIHKMPVKPQPNYAYKNNGDITFDNAATEWGLDIPSLSNGAAYGDLDNDGDLDLVVNNVNMSVFIYENKTDELTDNHYIKLKFEGKGKNPFAIGASIYMYYDDAVVFQELVPSRGFQSSMDYVMTIGLGKTETIDSLRVIWPDDFTQKLTDIEADQTLTLRRSEASEKYSLPKKKARNAPLREMDGAGLIAHKEDAHRDFDHEGLISKMVSQEGPALAIGDVNGDGNEDIFIGGAMGESGVVYLHRGQGKLDVRHLGFDTEFEDTAAAFFDTDGDGDLDLMVGSGGNKTGTEKTYRARLYINDGNGNFSKASQILPSVYTNISVIAPHDFDEDGDIDVLVGSRSVVGTYGIDPQHLFLENRGDGSFTDATERFAYDLKDAGMMTDAVWADLDGNGKKDLITVSDWGRPNVYTNSGRRLGRLSTSLDSLYGWWNAVEATDLDNDGDIDLILGNQGSNVSYKATVDHPMKLWINDYDNNGTLEQIVTQNFDGKDYPIHQKRELTAQIVSLKKQSLKASEYAKKTVAELFPESVFVNTIVKQGNTMESVIAINEGGGRFTVKKLPARVQLSCVCGISCADVNQDGHLDLILGGNNFEFKPQYSRLDASYGHVLLGDGALNFEWQHNDDSGFFVRDEIKHLKQFKDKDGNRFLIAAINDGKPKVYALPDSGSPQHIE, encoded by the coding sequence ATGGAAAATAAATTCTGGGCATTGTACTTATTTATTGGGCTGCTAGTATCCTGTAATTCTGAAATAAAAGAAACCAAGGAGGAGAAAATACACGGGGATACCTTGTTCTCTATGCTTCCCGCCGAAAAGACCGGTATCGATTTCATCAACACGGTCGAAAACCAAAAAAACTTCAACATCTTCAAATACCGTAACTTCTACAACGGAGGTGGGGTCGCCATTGGGGATATAAACAACGACGGACTCGCCGATATTTTTCTTACCGCGAACATGGGCCCTAACAAGCTTTACCTCAACAAGGGAAATCTTAAATTCGAGGACATTTCCGCAAAGGCGGGGGTTACGGGAAACAAACCTTGGTCCACCGGGGTCGCCATGGCCGATATCAACGGAGATGGGTGGCTCGATATCTATGTGAGCAATGCCGGCAATATGGAAGGCAACAATCACGACAACGACCTATATATCAATAATGGCGACAATACCTTTACAGAACAGGCCGCACGGTATAATCTGGCAAAAACCGGATTCTCGACCCACGCCTCGTTCTTCGACTACGATAAAGATGGCGATCTCGATGTTTATATCCTAAATAATAGCAACATCCCCGTGAGCAGCCTAGGTTTTGCCGAGCAACGCGATGTAAGGGCCCAGGATTGGAAAGGGGTTCCCGATATTTTTAAGGGTGTCGGCGATATGCTCTTGCGGAACGATAATGGCGTCTTTACCGATGTGAGCGAAGAAGCGGGCATTTATGGTAGCCTGATCGGGTTTGGCTTGGGGGTGATGGTGAGTGACATCAACGGTGACCTTTGGCCTGATATATACGTGTCAAACGACTTTTACGAGCGCGATTACCTTTACATCAACCAGAAGGACGGAACTTTTACCGAAGAAATAAAGGATTGGACCTCGCACCTATCGCTTTCGGCCATGGGTATTGATATGGCCGATATCAACAATGACGGCCTTTCCGATATCTTTATTACCGATATGCTTCCCGAAGGCGACCAGCGCGTAAAATCGGTCATGGAGTTCGAGGGCTACAACGTTTTTAAGCTAAAACAGAGTAAGGACTTCTACCAGCAGTACATCCAAAATACCCTGCAACTCAACAACGGGAACAGCTCGTTCTCGGAAGTGGCCTACCACAGCGGCGTGGCCAAGACGGATTGGAGCTGGGCGGGACTAATTTTTGACATGAACAACGACGGCCTTCGCGATATTTTTGTGACCAACGGTATCAATCACGATTTGACCGACCTTGATTTTGTCGATTTCTTCGCCAACGAAATCATCCAAAAAATGGCCTTGACGGGCAAAAAAGAATCCATCGACTCCATCATCCACAAGATGCCGGTCAAACCTCAGCCGAATTATGCCTACAAAAACAACGGCGATATCACGTTCGACAATGCCGCTACCGAATGGGGCCTTGATATCCCCAGCCTCTCCAATGGGGCGGCTTACGGCGACCTCGACAACGATGGCGATCTTGACCTCGTCGTCAACAACGTCAACATGTCCGTTTTTATTTATGAAAACAAGACCGACGAACTTACCGATAACCACTATATCAAACTAAAGTTCGAAGGCAAAGGCAAAAATCCTTTTGCCATAGGGGCAAGTATCTACATGTACTATGATGATGCGGTGGTATTCCAGGAATTGGTCCCTTCCAGAGGATTCCAATCCTCAATGGACTATGTGATGACCATCGGACTGGGCAAGACTGAGACCATCGATTCCCTGCGGGTCATCTGGCCCGACGATTTTACCCAAAAATTGACCGATATCGAAGCCGATCAAACGTTGACCTTAAGACGTTCGGAAGCTTCGGAAAAGTATAGTCTCCCGAAAAAGAAAGCCCGTAACGCGCCTCTTCGGGAAATGGATGGAGCCGGGTTAATAGCGCATAAAGAAGATGCCCATCGCGATTTCGACCACGAAGGCCTGATATCAAAGATGGTCTCACAAGAAGGGCCCGCCCTGGCTATTGGAGACGTAAACGGTGATGGTAACGAGGATATTTTCATCGGAGGAGCCATGGGCGAATCCGGCGTGGTTTATCTGCACAGAGGCCAAGGAAAATTAGACGTTCGGCACCTTGGGTTTGATACCGAATTCGAGGATACCGCGGCAGCCTTCTTCGATACCGACGGGGATGGCGATTTAGATTTGATGGTCGGAAGCGGCGGCAACAAGACCGGCACCGAAAAAACCTATCGTGCCCGTCTCTATATCAACGATGGCAACGGAAATTTCTCTAAGGCATCGCAAATCTTACCTTCCGTATATACCAACATTTCGGTCATTGCCCCCCATGATTTTGATGAAGACGGGGATATCGACGTACTGGTCGGATCCCGGAGTGTGGTGGGTACCTACGGTATCGATCCCCAACACCTCTTTTTGGAGAACAGGGGAGACGGTTCTTTTACCGATGCGACCGAACGTTTCGCCTATGACCTAAAGGATGCGGGAATGATGACCGACGCCGTTTGGGCCGATTTGGACGGGAACGGAAAAAAAGACTTGATTACCGTTTCGGACTGGGGCCGTCCGAATGTCTATACAAATTCCGGAAGGCGATTGGGCCGCCTATCCACCTCGCTCGACAGCCTCTACGGCTGGTGGAATGCAGTCGAGGCTACGGATCTTGACAATGACGGTGATATCGATTTGATTTTAGGCAACCAGGGAAGCAACGTCTCGTACAAAGCTACCGTGGACCATCCTATGAAACTATGGATAAACGACTATGATAACAACGGCACCTTGGAACAGATCGTGACCCAGAATTTCGACGGCAAAGATTATCCCATCCATCAAAAAAGGGAGCTAACGGCCCAAATCGTATCCCTCAAAAAGCAAAGTCTAAAAGCTTCCGAATACGCCAAAAAGACCGTCGCCGAGCTTTTTCCGGAATCCGTTTTTGTCAACACCATCGTAAAACAGGGAAATACGATGGAGTCCGTCATCGCAATCAACGAAGGCGGCGGCCGGTTTACCGTAAAAAAACTTCCTGCGCGGGTACAACTTTCCTGTGTATGTGGCATTAGCTGCGCCGATGTCAACCAAGACGGCCACTTAGACCTCATTTTGGGCGGCAATAATTTTGAGTTCAAACCTCAATATTCCCGCCTTGACGCCAGCTACGGCCATGTGCTTTTGGGCGATGGCGCGCTAAATTTTGAATGGCAGCACAACGACGATAGCGGTTTTTTTGTCCGGGACGAAATAAAGCACCTAAAACAATTCAAGGATAAAGACGGAAACAGGTTCTTGATTGCGGCCATCAATGATGGAAAACCAAAGGTCTACGCCCTGCCCGATTCCGGCTCCCCGCAGCATATAGAATAA
- a CDS encoding solute:sodium symporter family transporter: MVGILSFLGFTILVGVIAYIATRTTDETSSDGYFLAGRSLTAGVIAGSLLLTNLSTEQIVGLNGSAYKDGLSVMAWETLAAIAMVVTAVFLLPRYLKEGLTTVPQFLAKRFDVTTKTMTSGLFLTGYVVVLLPVILYSGSVAISGMFDVPGLLDVSNDTALVICIWGIGIIGSIYAVFGGLKAVAVSDSINAVGLIIGGISIPIFGLMAIGDGSVLNGLDVLISSNPERFDSTGEPGQEVPFSTIFTGMMLVQLFYWGTNQQIIQRALGAKNLAEGQKGLLLASFLKILGPLILVLPGMIAYYYFEGGLASSDLAYPELVRAVLPKPLVGFFAAVLFGAILSSFNSVLNSSVTLFGIDIYKQHINSDASEKTVVRYGKIFGVCLALAAMFIAPLIKDAGSLFNYLQEINGIYSIPIFTIIVIGYLTKRVPAIAAKVGIVSGSLLYIISQFWIDPMLRGEAVEAAKASGITDPAELNLVEAGAYPHYLHIMAILFATNMLIMMVIGKIWPRKEPFVLEYSKQVDIKPYRYVNQVGLAVCAIVIGIYIYFAK; the protein is encoded by the coding sequence ATGGTAGGAATTCTTTCTTTTCTTGGCTTTACGATACTGGTTGGCGTTATCGCCTATATCGCGACCCGAACAACTGACGAAACCTCGTCGGACGGCTACTTTTTGGCGGGAAGAAGTTTGACCGCAGGGGTCATTGCGGGCTCATTGCTTCTGACCAATCTCTCAACCGAGCAGATCGTAGGGCTGAACGGGAGTGCCTATAAGGATGGATTATCGGTTATGGCCTGGGAAACCTTGGCGGCTATTGCCATGGTGGTGACAGCGGTATTTCTATTGCCAAGATATTTGAAGGAAGGCCTAACTACGGTACCACAGTTTTTGGCCAAACGTTTCGATGTAACGACGAAAACGATGACATCGGGACTCTTTCTGACCGGTTACGTAGTAGTATTACTGCCCGTTATTTTGTATTCCGGCTCGGTGGCCATCAGCGGTATGTTCGACGTCCCCGGACTTTTGGATGTTTCCAATGACACTGCTTTGGTCATTTGTATCTGGGGCATCGGGATCATTGGGTCGATCTATGCGGTGTTCGGGGGACTTAAAGCGGTGGCGGTATCGGACAGCATCAATGCGGTGGGACTTATCATTGGCGGGATATCAATACCCATTTTCGGACTTATGGCCATCGGGGATGGAAGTGTATTGAACGGTTTGGATGTGCTGATTTCGAGCAATCCCGAACGGTTTGACTCTACAGGTGAGCCTGGTCAGGAAGTGCCTTTTTCTACCATTTTTACAGGGATGATGCTGGTGCAACTGTTCTATTGGGGCACAAATCAGCAAATTATTCAGCGTGCCTTGGGCGCGAAGAACCTGGCCGAGGGGCAGAAAGGCCTCTTGCTGGCTTCGTTTTTAAAGATATTAGGACCGTTGATTTTGGTCCTTCCCGGAATGATCGCCTACTATTATTTTGAAGGCGGATTGGCTTCGAGCGATTTGGCCTATCCGGAACTGGTCCGTGCCGTTTTACCGAAACCTTTGGTAGGCTTCTTTGCGGCCGTACTTTTTGGGGCGATATTGAGCTCGTTCAATAGTGTGCTCAACAGTTCGGTGACCTTGTTCGGAATCGATATCTATAAACAGCATATCAATTCCGATGCCTCGGAAAAGACCGTGGTACGGTATGGCAAGATATTCGGGGTATGTTTGGCTTTGGCGGCCATGTTCATCGCCCCGCTAATTAAGGATGCCGGAAGCCTGTTCAACTATTTGCAGGAAATAAACGGAATTTACAGCATCCCCATTTTTACGATAATCGTCATCGGCTATCTTACCAAAAGGGTGCCCGCCATTGCGGCCAAAGTTGGTATAGTATCGGGATCTTTGCTTTATATTATCAGTCAATTTTGGATCGACCCCATGTTAAGGGGGGAAGCCGTGGAAGCGGCCAAAGCGTCGGGAATTACCGACCCGGCAGAACTGAATTTGGTCGAGGCGGGGGCCTATCCGCATTACTTACATATCATGGCGATTCTTTTCGCGACGAACATGTTGATTATGATGGTCATCGGGAAAATATGGCCCCGCAAAGAACCTTTTGTACTGGAGTACAGCAAACAGGTAGATATCAAGCCCTATCGTTATGTCAACCAAGTCGGACTTGCGGTCTGTGCGATCGTAATCGGAATCTATATTTATTTCGCGAAATAG
- the xylA gene encoding xylose isomerase — protein sequence MATVGNKEYFKGIGEIQYEGKDSDNPFAFKWYNPDQEIAGKTMREHLKFAVAYWHTFCGQGADPFGPGTQNFPWDEPSDAVEAAKAKADAAFEFITKMGFDYFCFHDFDLIQEAPTFAESEKRLTTIVDYIKDKKKESGVKLLWGTANCFSNPRYMNGASTNPDFNVLARAGGQIKLALDATIELDGENYVFWGGREGYMSLLNTDMKRELDHMGRFLGMARDYARSQGFKGTFFIEPKPMEPMKHQYDFDAATVVGFLHQHGLQDDFKLNIEVNHATLANHTMQHELAVAAGYGMLGSIDANRGDYQNGWDTDQFPNNVTEVTEAMLVFLKAGGLQGGGINFDAKLRRNSTDMDDIFHAHIGGADTFARALITADKIISSSNYEELRKKRYGSFDSGKGKEFENGKLDLKDLYDIAQENGELELESGKQELFENIVNQYI from the coding sequence ATGGCAACAGTAGGAAACAAAGAATATTTTAAGGGAATCGGAGAAATCCAATACGAAGGCAAGGATTCCGACAACCCTTTTGCGTTCAAATGGTACAATCCGGATCAAGAAATCGCGGGAAAAACGATGCGCGAGCACCTGAAGTTCGCCGTAGCCTATTGGCATACCTTCTGTGGTCAAGGTGCGGACCCGTTCGGCCCGGGCACGCAAAATTTTCCTTGGGACGAACCCTCGGACGCCGTCGAAGCAGCAAAGGCAAAGGCCGATGCCGCTTTTGAGTTCATTACCAAAATGGGCTTCGACTATTTCTGTTTCCACGATTTCGACCTGATTCAAGAGGCACCGACTTTCGCCGAATCCGAAAAACGGCTGACCACTATCGTTGATTATATCAAAGACAAGAAAAAGGAATCCGGGGTGAAGCTGCTGTGGGGTACGGCGAACTGTTTCTCGAACCCAAGATATATGAACGGGGCTTCCACCAATCCCGACTTCAATGTTTTGGCCCGCGCGGGGGGACAAATTAAATTGGCCCTCGATGCCACCATCGAACTCGATGGCGAGAACTACGTGTTCTGGGGCGGACGCGAAGGTTATATGTCTCTTTTGAACACCGACATGAAGCGCGAACTCGATCATATGGGCCGATTCTTGGGGATGGCACGAGATTATGCCCGCAGCCAGGGATTCAAGGGCACTTTCTTTATCGAGCCCAAACCTATGGAACCCATGAAACATCAGTATGACTTTGACGCCGCCACCGTAGTAGGGTTTTTACATCAACATGGCCTACAGGACGATTTTAAATTGAATATCGAGGTCAACCATGCCACTCTGGCCAACCACACCATGCAGCACGAACTGGCCGTCGCGGCCGGTTACGGCATGCTCGGAAGCATCGACGCCAATCGGGGCGATTACCAGAACGGCTGGGACACCGATCAATTCCCCAATAACGTCACCGAAGTGACCGAAGCCATGCTGGTATTTCTCAAAGCGGGCGGACTACAAGGTGGGGGTATCAATTTCGACGCCAAACTGCGACGGAACTCTACGGACATGGACGATATCTTCCACGCCCATATCGGCGGGGCGGATACTTTCGCAAGAGCCTTGATTACGGCCGACAAAATCATCTCGTCGTCGAACTACGAAGAACTTCGTAAAAAGCGCTACGGTTCATTCGACTCGGGAAAAGGAAAAGAGTTCGAAAACGGAAAACTCGACCTGAAGGACCTTTACGACATTGCCCAAGAGAATGGCGAGCTGGAACTTGAAAGTGGCAAGCAAGAACTGTTCGAGAATATCGTGAACCAGTACATTTGA
- a CDS encoding xylulokinase: MYSIGYDIGSSSIKAALVETATGKKVAVVSEPKVEMEMNALKNGWAEQNPDMWWEHVCNATRSLIKKSDIKAAAITGIGISYQMHGLVVVDKEGKPLRDSIIWCDSRAVEIGQKAFDELGNDKCAEHLLNSPANFTASKLKWVRENEPDIYSRIHKFMLPGDYIAYKLSGLINTTLSGLSEGVYWDFKSDSIADWLLDYYGIEQHLIADIVDTFSIQSRVSKRGAEESGLVESTPIYYRAGDQPNNALSLNVFNPGEVAATGGTSGVIYAITDSLSIKESSRVNNFAHVNYTVDSTRIGKMACINGAGIMYRWLMKNLAVSDYEEMNNLAATVPIGSDGVTIHPFGNGAERVLNNRDLGTRLAHINLNNHQKAHLCRAALEGVAFAFVYGMEILKSDGIAPRVIRTGNDNLFRAEIFSNTVSTLIGHEIEVYDTTGAIGAARACELHEGDFENFGQRIMENDYVTGFKPAPETEKYARAYEKWKTELEYMLEKN; encoded by the coding sequence ATGTACTCCATTGGCTATGACATCGGCAGTTCCTCCATTAAAGCGGCACTAGTGGAGACCGCCACCGGTAAGAAAGTGGCCGTGGTCAGCGAACCCAAAGTCGAAATGGAAATGAACGCCTTGAAAAATGGCTGGGCGGAACAAAATCCGGATATGTGGTGGGAGCATGTTTGCAATGCGACCCGATCGCTGATCAAAAAAAGCGATATCAAAGCGGCGGCCATTACCGGCATCGGTATTTCTTACCAAATGCACGGACTGGTCGTGGTCGATAAAGAAGGGAAACCCTTACGCGATTCCATTATCTGGTGCGATAGCCGGGCCGTAGAAATCGGCCAAAAGGCCTTTGACGAACTCGGCAACGACAAATGTGCGGAACATCTTTTGAACTCCCCCGCCAACTTTACCGCCTCCAAACTCAAATGGGTCAGGGAAAATGAACCTGATATCTACTCGCGTATCCACAAATTCATGCTTCCCGGCGATTATATCGCCTATAAATTGAGTGGCCTGATCAACACGACTTTGTCAGGACTCTCCGAAGGTGTATATTGGGATTTTAAGTCCGATTCCATTGCGGATTGGCTGCTCGACTATTATGGCATCGAACAACATTTGATTGCAGACATCGTCGATACCTTTTCCATTCAATCAAGGGTTTCCAAGCGTGGCGCTGAAGAATCGGGACTTGTAGAAAGTACACCCATTTATTATCGCGCAGGGGACCAACCCAACAACGCCCTTTCCCTAAATGTTTTCAATCCCGGCGAAGTCGCCGCAACGGGAGGAACGTCCGGGGTAATCTACGCCATCACCGACAGCCTTTCGATCAAGGAAAGTTCGCGGGTCAACAACTTTGCCCATGTCAACTATACCGTAGATTCCACCCGCATTGGTAAAATGGCCTGTATCAATGGCGCGGGAATCATGTACCGCTGGCTGATGAAAAATTTAGCGGTGTCCGACTATGAAGAGATGAACAATCTCGCCGCTACCGTTCCCATCGGTTCCGATGGGGTCACCATCCATCCTTTCGGCAACGGGGCCGAGCGGGTGCTGAACAATAGGGATCTGGGTACCCGTCTTGCCCATATTAACCTCAACAATCATCAAAAAGCACATCTATGCCGGGCCGCCCTAGAAGGGGTCGCGTTCGCTTTTGTTTACGGAATGGAGATCCTAAAATCCGACGGAATAGCACCCAGGGTCATCCGAACCGGCAACGACAATCTTTTCAGGGCCGAAATTTTTTCCAACACGGTATCCACCCTGATCGGCCATGAAATCGAGGTGTACGACACGACCGGGGCCATTGGTGCCGCCCGGGCCTGCGAACTCCACGAAGGCGATTTCGAGAACTTTGGCCAAAGAATAATGGAAAATGATTATGTGACGGGCTTTAAACCTGCCCCGGAAACAGAAAAATATGCAAGGGCCTATGAAAAGTGGAAGACCGAGCTGGAATATATGCTCGAAAAAAACTGA